In Daphnia pulex isolate KAP4 chromosome 7, ASM2113471v1, one genomic interval encodes:
- the LOC124198824 gene encoding probable G-protein coupled receptor 83 isoform X1, with protein sequence MTGITTEDLVLRLRELLLQEALQLQEAASHPQVETVASGSQSNSDLWQTAAATAVTAVTSVMNGSSPFQTAAARSTPTVAGHHLHHHHHTNGSSSSHNSNSSNSISQAILTVLQGIRPRHQNNSRTSQLDWVSDDQQHNPSVWNSANWTFPDLDLTSFMEADMDGLGSSGSDGSSSYQQRSSAGLRTAIIATAYALVMAISLFGNLLVCYVVFRHRRLQRSITYTFLVNVALSDLLMTCLNIPFSVSRVLLDHWPFGQFLCSLVPFVQVMSVYVSSLTMAAIAVDRYRVILTPLKRRLRPPHGLIIMAILWILASMAALPYALYSEVVPIFTYRPLRRCQARFPTPALEFRRYLTLITFATQYVIPLGISGLAYGAIVRRLWMRSFVGAVTDNQRVRQDRAKRKTIQMLLVVISLFALCWLPLNVYHLVSDVGASESATRHNSTAFLVCHWLAMSSVCYNPFVYCWLNANFRDAVQTCGRLCMRSVWFRRNQRKQQPSIIMHNTTTAVLHQQHQESTSNTITGLIITTNPASRPQNSIDSVQLIEQLELLVPDNPTQLTINEETSLV encoded by the exons ATGACCGGGATCACGACGGAAGATTTGGTGCTGCGTCTGCGTGAACTCTTGCTCCAGGAGGCTCTGCAGCTCCAGGAGGCGGCCAGTCACCCGCAAGTCGAAACAGTCGCATCCGGATCTCAATCCAACTCGGATCTGTGGCAAACGGCCGCCGCCACGGCCGTCACGGCCGTCACTTCCGTCATGAACGGTAGCAGCCCTTTCCAGACGGCGGCCGCCCGTTCGACGCCCACAGTAGCCGGACAtcacctccaccaccaccaccacaccaacggcagcagcagcagccacaacagcaacagcagcaacagcatcagTCAGGCTATCCTCACTGTCCTCCAGGGCATCCGCCCCCGTCATCAGAATAACTCACGCACCTCTCAG TTGGATTGGGTGAGCGATGATCAGCAGCACAATCCATCGGTGTGGAACTCGGCCAACTGGACGTTTCCAGACTTGGATCTGACATCTTTCATGGAGGCGGACATGGATGGACTGGGCTCCAGCGGATCAGACGGTTCGTCGTCGTATCAACAGCGTAGCAGCGCCGGATTGAGAACTGCCATCATCGCCACCGCCTACGCCCTGGTGATGGCAATTTCACTTTTCGGCAATTTGCTCGTCTGCTACGTCGTGTTCCGGCACAGGAGACTCCAGCGCAGCATCACCTACACATTCCTGGTGAATGTGGCCCTGTCTGACCTTCTCATGACTTGCCTCAATATCCCGTTCAGCGTCTCCAGAGTCCTGCTGGATCACTGGCCATTCGGCCAATTCCTCTGCTCCCTGGTGCCGTTCGTTCAAGTCATGAGCGTCTACGTTTCGTCGCTGACTATGGCCGCTATCGCCGTCGACCGCTATCGGGTCATTTTGACGCCCTTGAAGCGTCGATTGAGGCCCCCGCACGGCCTCATCATCATGGCGATTCTCTGGATCTTGGCCTCGATGGCAGCCCTGCCCTACGCTCTCTACAGCGAGGTCGTCCCCATTTTCACCTATAG GCCTCTGAGACGGTGCCAAGCCAGATTTCCAACTCCGGCGCTGGAATTCCGGCGATATTTGACATTGATCACCTTCGCCACCCAGTACGTCATCCCACTGGGCATTTCCGGACTGGCCTATGGAGCTATCGTCCGACGA TTGTGGATGAGATCTTTTGTCGGAGCGGTTACGGATAACCAACGAGTGCGGCAGGATCGCGCCAAAcgcaaaacaattcaaatg TTATTAGTGGTCATATCGCTATTTGCCCTTTGCTGGTTGCCACTGAATGTCTACCATTTGGTGAGTGACGTCGGAGCTTCAGAGTCGGCCACACGGCACAACTCGACGGCCTTTTTGGTTTGTCACTGGCTGGCAATGTCATCCGTCTGTTACAACCCATTCGTCTACTGTTGGCTCAACGCCAATTTTCGCGACGCCGTTCAAACCTGCGGACGGCTGTGCATGCGCAGCGTTTGGTTTCGACGCAATCAGCGCAAACAACAGCCCAGCATCATCATGCACAACACGACGACGGCCGTACTTCACCAACAACATCAAG AGTCGACATCTAACACCATCACCGGTCTCATCATCACCACGAATCCGGCCAGCCGGCCACAGAACTCGATCGACTCGGTCCAGCTAATTGAGCAGCTCGAATTGCTCGTGCCGGATAACCCGACACAGTTAACCATCAACGAGGAAACTTCCCTGGTGtaa
- the LOC124198840 gene encoding methyltransferase N6AMT1-like isoform X1, producing the protein MMDKIETPDLSHLNSTDYENVYEPAEDSFLMLDALESEIPFIKSLKPTICLEIGSGSGIVLTGLAKCLGSCCAYFSIDINPHAAQVTRKTACKNSVSLEVVNCDLVGPLLPQIQNKVDVLVFNPPYVPTDENVIDPLSPIALSWAGGFRGRTVMDRLFPLIPQIMSPSGVFYLLIVKENDEEDILNVMKSFSWRGSVIIERKAGREFLKVLKFEHVKV; encoded by the coding sequence ATGATGGATAAAATAGAGACACCAGACCTTTCACACTTAAACAGCACTGATTATGAGAATGTCTATGAACCGGCTGAAGATTCCTTTCTGATGCTTGATGCACTTGAATCTGAAATTCCCTTCATCAAATCCCTCAAACCCACCATCTGTCTAGAAATAGGTTCAGGATCAGGAATTGTGTTAACTGGCTTAGCCAAGTGTCTTGGTTCTTGCTGTGCTTATTTCAGTATTGATATAAATCCACATGCTGCCCAAGTGACTCGTAAAACAGCTTGTAAAAATTCTGTTAGCCTAGAGGTGGTAAACTGTGATCTGGTTGGACCTTTATTACCCCAGATTCAAAATAAAGTGGATGTGCTAGTGTTTAATCCCCCTTACGTTCCAACGGATGAAAATGTAATAGATCCATTGTCACCCATAGCTCTGTCTTGGGCGGGTGGATTTCGTGGAAGAACAGTCATGGATCGTCTTTTCCCCCTCATTCCACAAATTATGTCTCCTAGTGGCGTGTTCTATCTGTtaattgtaaaagaaaatgacgaagaagatattttaaatgtcatgAAGTCATTTAGCTGGCGTGGCTCAGTCATAATAGAACGTAAAGCTGGGCGTGAATTTTTGAAAGTACTTAAATTTGAACATGTTAAAGTGTAA
- the LOC124198835 gene encoding phospholipid phosphatase 5-like — protein MKSTAFRKRFMKHQQLWIEVVVRISLVISFVLMEKLQPFERKIHPDELWLYKNPVTESYVPSKMLWPIVVFAPLIVIFVMYFFRREVTDVTQALLSLTLALGINGIITDIIKLTVGRPRPDFFWRCFPDGHANPAMHCTGDPSVITEGRKSFPSGHSSFSFASLGFISLYMAGKLGVFNVKGRGQSLRLLVSLLPLLIALTVALSRTCDYHHHWQDVLCGSLLGLFTAYFCYRQHYPSLDSPDADVPLVVSNPVLDTSNTASVLPFKTV, from the exons ATGAAGAGCACTGCATTTCGGAAGAGATTCATGAAACATCAGCAATTATGGATTGAAGTTGTTGTCAGAATTTCCTTGGTTATTAGTTTTGT GTTGATGGAAAAACTCCAGCcatttgaaaggaaaatacATCCTGATGAACTATGGCTGTACAAAAACCCAGTGACTGAAAGTTATGTTCCTTCTAAAATGCTTTGG CCAATTGTGGTGTTTGCCCCTTTAATTGTGATATTTGTGATGTATTTCTTCAGACGGGAAGTGACCGATGTGACACaggctcttctctctctcactcttgCTTTAGGGATCAACGGAATAATTACAGACATTATTAAATTAACTGTTG GCAGACCACGTCCAGATTTTTTCTGGCGATGTTTTCCGGATGGGCATGCCAATCCCGCCATGCACTGTACGGGAGATCCATCTGTAATAACTGAAGGAAGGAAAAGCTTTCCCAGTGGCCACTCCTCAT TTTCCTTTGCCAGTTTAGGTTTCATCAGCCTATACATGGCAGGGAAATTGGGCGTGTTCAACGTGAAAGGACGTGGGCAAAGCCTTCGTCTTTTAGTCTCCCTTTTACCTCTGCTCATAGCCTTGACCGTCGCTCTCAGTAGGACATGTGACTATCATCACCACTGgcaag atgttctCTGCGGCTCCTTATTGGGATTGTTCACCGCTTACTTTTGCTATCGACAACATTATCCTTCTCTCGATTCACCTGACGCTGACGTTCCTCTAGTTGTGTCCAATCCCGTATTGGACACTTCCAACACTGCCAGCGTACTGCCATTTAAAACAGTGTGA
- the LOC124198825 gene encoding snRNA-activating protein complex subunit 3-like produces the protein MDETYPVEAYPNASQEFNFQNYFRKYSRLLKETWYINQGVLERLNSDEEKIASQLGIEMREYHRLEERCSIALLQCDPLEMETKAGQLADPERRATRKLATAVELKALKACNHKYESKLRELRRTAIPQFEQEMNPSPVFKLLDNHVVIARVFRPFESNLGSNIVPHMQDFMLLGSQNLVDFRDKIICLNDEIMVTEDSNPRTLSTGRPIKDLLNASMFFIGNTFYSDFRDYTNIDYGDLIEKWAKDNPEKNLGPFEKKKMEYTTIADLKIRLGYPYVFVHLGSCEHLITFVDARLMVPDDLQNVDEYPLAVEADTNLLMYCGVCDVHDTSYYVDDEQLPTKPMNLCEQCLKTFYKKNDLLPPSTDDVFYKRLPQKKPFEVNVLEDMEDED, from the exons atggatGAGACTTACCCAGTCGAAGCCTACCCGAATGCTTCGCAGGAGTTTAATTTCCAGAATTACTTTAGAAAGTACTCTAGGTTGTTGAAAGAAACTTGGTACATTAACCAAGGTGTATTGGAAAGACTTAACAGTGATGAGGAAAAAATTGCTTCCCAATTGGGAATTGAAATGAGGGAATACCATCGACTGGAAGAAAGATGCAG CATTGCTCTGTTGCAATGTGATCCACTTGAGATGGAAACAAAAGCTGGTCAGTTAGCAG ATCCTGAGAGACGAGCTACTAGGAAACTAGCAACTGCTGTGGAGTTAAAAGCGCTTAAAGCATGTAACCATAAATATGAAAGTAAACTTAGAGAGTTGAGAAGAACAGCTATTCCACAATTT GAACAAGAAATGAATCCATCTCCTGTATTCAAGTTACTAGACAACCATGTTGTGATCGCCAGAGTGTTCAGGCCATTCGAAAGCAACTTAGGTTCAAACAT AGTTCCCCATATGCAGGACTTCATGTTGCTGGGTTCACAGAATTTGGTTGATTTTagggataaaataatt TGCCTAAATGATGAAATAATGGTTACGGAAGACTCTAACCCTCGCACTCTCTCGACCGGTCGGCCAATAAAG GATCTCTTAAACGCTAGCATGTTTTTTATTGGCAACACATTCTACTCTGATTTTCGAGATTATACGAACATCGACTATGGAGATTTGATAGAAAAGTGGGCTAAAGATAATCCAGAAAAAAACCTAGgtccatttgaaaaaaagaaaatggaatacACCACGATTGCAGATCTCAAAATTCGACTTGGTTATCCCTACGTCTTTGTCCATCTCGGGAGTTGTGAGCATTTAATAACCTTTGTGGATGCCAG gcTTATGGTTCCAGATGATCTGCAAAACGTTGATGAATATCCACTAGCCGTTGAAGCGGATACTAACTTGTTGATGTACTGCGGCGTTTGTGATGTTCACGACACAAG CTACTATGTTGACGACGAACAATTGCCAACAAAACCGATGAACTTGTGTGAGCAATGTTTGAAAactttttacaagaaaaacgaCCTTCTACCACCTAGTACTGATGACGTCTTCTACAAAAGACTGCCTCAAAAAAAACCGTTTGAAGTAAACGTTCTGGAAGACATGGAAGACGAAGACTAG
- the LOC124198840 gene encoding SNARE-associated protein Snapin-like isoform X2 — MEDGTSTCTSVDGTEDFGDNPTRDSLTEGILNLLKPTVDCLENSIKNTRQSQAELRSQIENLSAELTVISQNQQSPIDLESYIKKLLDARKRITIVNSILQNAQDRLNKIHQLSAKEIVKSQSVENPPHDG; from the exons ATGGAAGACGGAACGTCGActtgtacttctgttgatgGAACAGAAGATTTTGGCGATAACCCCACCCGAGATTCGTTGACAGAAGGAATTTTGAACTTACTGAAACCTACCGTCGATTGTCTTGAAAACTCCATTAAAAACACCAG GCAAAGTCAGGCTGAGCTTCGTTCTCAGATAGAAAATTTGTCTGCAGAGCTTACTGTGATATCACAAAATCAGCAATCTCCTATTGACTTGGAATCATACATTAAAAAACTGTTGGATGCAAGGAAGAGGATAACAATTGTCAACAGCATCCTTCAAAATGCTCAG gaTCGCCTGAACAAAATTCATCAACTTTCAGCTAAAGAGATTGTAAAGAGTCAATCAGTGGAAAATCCCCCCCATGATGGATAA
- the LOC124198826 gene encoding probable deoxyhypusine synthase — protein MATNSNDTSSIPQKAADAVFVPTQEHGFNNKVQGYDWSQGLDYGKLIGSYITTGFQATTFGLAVNEVNKMLAKRTEPIPENLGLDEFEEDLFIKRKSNCTIFLGYTSNMCSSGIRDTIKFLVQNKLVDCIVTTAGGVEEDFIKCLAPTFVGNFELKGSTLRESGINRIGNLVIPNDNYCKFEDWVMPLLDEMVTEQKEKGTKWTPSRIIEKLGRAINNPESVYYWAAVNNIPVFSPALTDGSLGDMMYFHSYKNPGLVVDILEDLKRLNTMAVKASNSGMVILGGGLIKHHICNANLMRNGADFAVFINTACDFDGSDSGAKPDEAVSWGKIKKDATPVKVCADASLVFPILVAETFAKHHFASISK, from the exons ATGGCAACCAATAGTAATGACACAAGCTCTATCCCACAGAAAGCTGCAGATGCCGTTTTTGTCCCTACTCAGGAACATGGATTTAATAATAAAGTGCAAG GATATGACTGGAGTCAAGGTTTAGACTATGGAAAATTAATTGGATCTTACATAACAACTGGGTTCCAAGCAACAACTTTTGGACTTGCAGTTAATGAAGTCAATAAGATG CTTGCCAAAAGAACAGAACCTATACCAGAGAACCTTGGCCTAGATGAATTTGAGGAAGATTTATTCATCAAGAGGAAATCTAACTGTACCATATTTTTAGGTTACACTTCTAATATGTGCTCATCTGGAATTCGCGATACCATTAAATTTTTGGTACAGAATAAGTTGGTCGACTGCATAGTTACAACAGCGGGAGGAGTAGAAGAGGATTTCATCAAATGTCTTGCTCCAACTTTCGTTGGAAATTTTGAACTCAAGGGATCCACTCTGAGAGAAAGTGGCATTAACAGAATCGGCAATTTAGTTATCCCTAACGACAACTACTGCAAGTTTGAAGATTGGGTCATGCCTTTGCTCGACGAAATGGTAACggaacaaaaggagaaaggaaCAAAATGGACACCTTCAAGAATCATTGAAAAGCTTGGTCGAGCGATCAACAACCCAGAATCGGTGTATTACTGGGCTGCTGTCAATAATATCCCCGTATTCAGTCCCGCATTGACAGATGGAAGTTTAGGGGACATGATGTACTTTCACTCCTACAAGAATCCGGGACTTGTGGTGGACATTCTTGAAGACCTCAAAAGGCTCAACACGATGGCAGTCAAAGCCTCCAATTCCGGCATGGTTATTTTAGGAGGAGGCCTTATTAAACATCACATTTGCAACGCTAATCTTATG AGGAACGGAGCAGATTTCGCTGTTTTTATCAACACAGCTTGCGATTTTGACGGAAGTGACAGTGGAGCTAAGCCGGACGAAGCTGTATCATGGGGTAAAATTAAGAAAGATGCCACCCCAGtcaag GTTTGTGCTGACGCTAGTCTAGTGTTCCCTATCCTGGTGGCTGAAACATTCGCAAAACATCATTtcgcatcaatttcaaaataa
- the LOC124198824 gene encoding probable G-protein coupled receptor 83 isoform X2, producing the protein MTGITTEDLVLRLRELLLQEALQLQEAASHPQVETVASGSQSNSDLWQTAAATAVTAVTSVMNGSSPFQTAAARSTPTVAGHHLHHHHHTNGSSSSHNSNSSNSISQAILTVLQGIRPRHQNNSRTSQLDWVSDDQQHNPSVWNSANWTFPDLDLTSFMEADMDGLGSSGSDGSSSYQQRSSAGLRTAIIATAYALVMAISLFGNLLVCYVVFRHRRLQRSITYTFLVNVALSDLLMTCLNIPFSVSRVLLDHWPFGQFLCSLVPFVQVMSVYVSSLTMAAIAVDRYRVILTPLKRRLRPPHGLIIMAILWILASMAALPYALYSEVVPIFTYRPLRRCQARFPTPALEFRRYLTLITFATQYVIPLGISGLAYGAIVRRLWMRSFVGAVTDNQRVRQDRAKRKTIQMLLVVISLFALCWLPLNVYHLVSDVGASESATRHNSTAFLVCHWLAMSSVCYNPFVYCWLNANFRDAVQTCGRLCMRSVWFRRNQRKQQPSIIMHNTTTAVLHQQHQGRVTIVLQPPTTCSTSRHLTPSPVSSSPRIRPAGHRTRSTRSS; encoded by the exons ATGACCGGGATCACGACGGAAGATTTGGTGCTGCGTCTGCGTGAACTCTTGCTCCAGGAGGCTCTGCAGCTCCAGGAGGCGGCCAGTCACCCGCAAGTCGAAACAGTCGCATCCGGATCTCAATCCAACTCGGATCTGTGGCAAACGGCCGCCGCCACGGCCGTCACGGCCGTCACTTCCGTCATGAACGGTAGCAGCCCTTTCCAGACGGCGGCCGCCCGTTCGACGCCCACAGTAGCCGGACAtcacctccaccaccaccaccacaccaacggcagcagcagcagccacaacagcaacagcagcaacagcatcagTCAGGCTATCCTCACTGTCCTCCAGGGCATCCGCCCCCGTCATCAGAATAACTCACGCACCTCTCAG TTGGATTGGGTGAGCGATGATCAGCAGCACAATCCATCGGTGTGGAACTCGGCCAACTGGACGTTTCCAGACTTGGATCTGACATCTTTCATGGAGGCGGACATGGATGGACTGGGCTCCAGCGGATCAGACGGTTCGTCGTCGTATCAACAGCGTAGCAGCGCCGGATTGAGAACTGCCATCATCGCCACCGCCTACGCCCTGGTGATGGCAATTTCACTTTTCGGCAATTTGCTCGTCTGCTACGTCGTGTTCCGGCACAGGAGACTCCAGCGCAGCATCACCTACACATTCCTGGTGAATGTGGCCCTGTCTGACCTTCTCATGACTTGCCTCAATATCCCGTTCAGCGTCTCCAGAGTCCTGCTGGATCACTGGCCATTCGGCCAATTCCTCTGCTCCCTGGTGCCGTTCGTTCAAGTCATGAGCGTCTACGTTTCGTCGCTGACTATGGCCGCTATCGCCGTCGACCGCTATCGGGTCATTTTGACGCCCTTGAAGCGTCGATTGAGGCCCCCGCACGGCCTCATCATCATGGCGATTCTCTGGATCTTGGCCTCGATGGCAGCCCTGCCCTACGCTCTCTACAGCGAGGTCGTCCCCATTTTCACCTATAG GCCTCTGAGACGGTGCCAAGCCAGATTTCCAACTCCGGCGCTGGAATTCCGGCGATATTTGACATTGATCACCTTCGCCACCCAGTACGTCATCCCACTGGGCATTTCCGGACTGGCCTATGGAGCTATCGTCCGACGA TTGTGGATGAGATCTTTTGTCGGAGCGGTTACGGATAACCAACGAGTGCGGCAGGATCGCGCCAAAcgcaaaacaattcaaatg TTATTAGTGGTCATATCGCTATTTGCCCTTTGCTGGTTGCCACTGAATGTCTACCATTTGGTGAGTGACGTCGGAGCTTCAGAGTCGGCCACACGGCACAACTCGACGGCCTTTTTGGTTTGTCACTGGCTGGCAATGTCATCCGTCTGTTACAACCCATTCGTCTACTGTTGGCTCAACGCCAATTTTCGCGACGCCGTTCAAACCTGCGGACGGCTGTGCATGCGCAGCGTTTGGTTTCGACGCAATCAGCGCAAACAACAGCCCAGCATCATCATGCACAACACGACGACGGCCGTACTTCACCAACAACATCAAGGTCGGGTGACGATTGTTTTACAACCGCCTACAACTTGCTCTACA AGTCGACATCTAACACCATCACCGGTCTCATCATCACCACGAATCCGGCCAGCCGGCCACAGAACTCGATCGACTCGGTCCAGCTAA
- the LOC124198823 gene encoding neither inactivation nor afterpotential protein G-like has protein sequence MKLSWKQGLSAWAATSCSLLLAAWLNYYLSDNGFIKEPNQTYDYIVVGAGTSGCVLAAKLAGSNSKVLVIEAGGEPPWYSWIPLIAPILQGSQHDWRFRTVPQKFAAGALHGNQAFWPQGKMVGGSGQMNFLIHTTGSPGDFDSWKVPGWDSQTMKNTLEGLTCWTKGNVKPKPFGTRPSFLLDDEPEMCSVPVLTDIENSTSCSDKMQHHQCSSAAIKLQRVNATEKPLLKAFLDAGRACGHSVSDMDRWSDTGSFMASHNTIDGLAGQRWSTYLSHLMPAMKTHNNLHVLTKSSVTKLVWKRNKVIGIQYLDNDGRIKHVKANREVILSAGTIKTTQILQQSGVGPPHVLEPLDIPIKADLPVGENLQDHLQVPLFVELNSSVSMNVIKMLNPRQFWNYMVHGKGALSTSGIEGIATLTKTRENGKSSKPYGMLILFNMGSINADVYTSVANIKKEAFHRWFPKSSSLSQEGFVLISVCLHPRSRGHVRIISTDPTQPPEIDPAYLNHEYDVQCSIDTIKQGVELLNTDAFRALGAKLHWPTFPECGGKQGSDNQRYMECLVRTAALTMYHPAGTAAMGREDNPDAVVDPELRVRGVTGLRVVDASVLPRLPSGPPNSVLIAIADRAADFILEEKINIRK, from the exons ATGAAACTGTCTTGGAAGCAAG GTTTGAGCGCTTGGGCAGCTACGAGTTGTTCACTACTTTTAGCTGCATGGCTCAATTACTATCTGAGCGACAATGGCTTCATTAAAGAACCAAATCAGACTTACGATTATATCGTTGTGGGAGCTGGAACATCCGGATGCGTCCTGGCCGCCAAATTGGCAGGGTCCAACAGTAAAGTCCTGGTGATTGAAGCAGGAGGCGAACCACCTTGGTACAGTTGGATTCCTCTCATCGCGCCAATCCTTCAAGGATCCCAACACGACTGGCGATTCCGCACTGTTCCGCAAAAATTCGCAGCTGGAGCCCTTCACGGCAAC CAAGCCTTCTGGCCTCAGGggaaaatg GTTGGTGGGAGTGGCCAGATGAATTTCCTTATTCACACAACTGGATCACCTGGAGATTTCGATTCCTGGAAAGTTCCTGGTTGGGATTCACAAACAATGAAAAACACTTTAGAAGGGCTAACCTGCTGGACAAAAGGCAATGTAAAACCAAAACCATTTGGGACTCGACCCTCTTTTCTACTAGACGATGAACCTGAGATGTGCAGTGTCCCCGTGTTGACAG acATAGAAAATTCAACTTCTTGCAGCGATAAAATGCAACATCACCAGTGTTCGTCAGCTGCCATTAAGTTACAGCGGGTTAATGCCACCGAAAAACCACTGCTCAAGGCTTTCCTTGACGCTGGACGGGCCTGCGGACATTCTGTTTCCGATATGGATCGATGGAGTGACACGGGATCTTTCATGGCCTCACATAACACTATTGACGGATTGGCTGGCCAGCGCTGGAGTACTTACCTAAGCCATTTAATGCCGGCAATGAAGACTCATAATAACTTGCACGTCTTGACAAAGTCCTCCGTCACCAAACTGGTGTGGAAGCGAAACAAGGTTATTGGGATCCAATATCTCGATAATGACGGCCGGATTAAGCACGTCAAAGCAAACAGGGAAGTTATACTCTCAGCTGGAACTATTAAAACCACTCAGATACTTCAACAGTCTGGCGTCGGTCCACCCCACGTCCTAGAACCGTTAGAC ATACCTATTAAAGCTGATCTTCCAGTGGGTGAAAATCTACAAGATCATCTTCAAGTCCCTCTTTTTGTCGAGCTCAATTCATCTGTGAGCATGAACGTGATCAAGATGCTGAATCCTCGACAATTTTGGAATTACATGGTTCATGGCAAAGGAGCTCTTTCGACATCTGGGATTGAAGGGATCGCTACACTAACTAAGACaagggaaaatggaaaatcttCAAAACCTTATGGCatgttgattctttttaaCATGGGCTCGATCAACGCTGACGTCTACACATCTGTGGCCAACATCAAGAAAGAG GCTTTCCATCGTTGGTTTCCCAAGAGCAGTAGTCTGTCTCAAGAAGGATTTGTTCTCATTTCGGTTTGTCTTCATCCACGCTCACGCGGACATGTCAGGATAATTTCCACTGATCCTACCCAACCTCCCGAAATCGATCCAGCATACCTTAACCATGAATACGACGTACAATGCAGCATCGACA CTATTAAACAAGGAGTCGAGCTGCTAAATACGGATGCGTTTAGAGCATTGGGGGCTAAACTACACTGGCCCACGTTTCCTGAATGTGGAGGCAAACAAGGGAGTGATAATCAGCGCTACATGGAATGTCTTGTACGTACGGCTGCGTTGACTATGTACCATCCAGCCGGAACAGCTGCAATGGGGAGAGAGGATAATCCCGATGCCGTGGTGGATCCTGAGCTCAG aGTACGAGGAGTGACGGGTTTGAGAGTTGTTGATGCCAGCGTACTTCCTCGTTTACCTTCCGGCCCACCAAACTCGGTCTTGATAGCCATAGCAGACAGAGCGGccgattttattttagagGAAAAGATTAATATAAGGAAATAA